The following are encoded together in the Bacillus cereus group sp. RP43 genome:
- the rocR gene encoding arginine utilization transcriptional regulator RocR, with amino-acid sequence MTLLAVSTQEVIEAILGSIDEAIHAVDENGITIFYNTVAAKHDGSKIEKVLGKHLLEAFPSLTRETSTLMKVLDTKKPIVHQVQHYQNLNGEDVCTVNTTLPILIDGNIAGAVEIAKDYSTIQKLTDTIVDLQSKIKRSSRKKVIKKHAAFETIVTNDARFKQTKELAQKVAPTDANVLIYGETGTGKELFVQAIHEASKRKNKPFIAQNCAALPESLLESLLFGTTKGSYTGAIERAGLFELVDGGTLFLDELNSMPLDLQAKMLRVLEDGVIRRIGDNKTRKVDVRVITAMNQPPEVCLRENKIRTDLYYRLNVFSLYIPPLRERTEDVLLLASYFLKEYNKSYKKGVLQIDKEAKERLQAYQWPGNVRELKHTIEHAVIITEGNSLTANCLPRTFRKEKLPKKKSILPLREALHQTEKELIDQALIETEGNILQAAKMLGIPRQTLQYKLSKYDKTAE; translated from the coding sequence ATGACATTGCTAGCAGTTTCGACACAAGAAGTCATTGAAGCGATTTTGGGCAGTATTGATGAGGCTATACACGCAGTAGATGAAAATGGTATTACAATTTTTTATAATACAGTGGCTGCGAAACACGATGGATCCAAAATTGAAAAAGTGTTAGGAAAGCATTTGTTAGAGGCATTCCCATCTTTAACTAGGGAAACGAGTACATTGATGAAAGTATTAGATACAAAAAAACCAATTGTACATCAAGTGCAGCATTATCAAAATTTAAATGGAGAAGATGTTTGTACGGTAAATACGACGTTACCTATTTTAATAGATGGGAATATTGCTGGTGCTGTGGAAATTGCGAAAGATTATTCTACAATTCAAAAGCTTACTGATACCATTGTCGATTTACAGTCGAAAATAAAGCGATCATCTAGAAAAAAAGTGATAAAAAAGCATGCTGCATTTGAGACGATAGTAACTAATGATGCTCGGTTTAAACAGACGAAAGAATTAGCGCAAAAAGTAGCGCCAACTGATGCAAATGTTTTAATATATGGTGAAACCGGAACAGGGAAAGAGCTATTTGTGCAAGCGATTCATGAAGCTTCTAAACGGAAAAATAAGCCATTTATTGCACAAAACTGCGCAGCTTTGCCAGAGTCGCTATTAGAAAGTTTATTGTTTGGAACGACAAAAGGGAGCTATACAGGGGCAATTGAACGAGCTGGATTGTTTGAACTTGTGGATGGAGGGACATTGTTTTTAGATGAACTGAATTCAATGCCGCTCGATTTACAAGCGAAAATGCTACGTGTATTAGAGGATGGAGTTATTCGTCGCATTGGTGATAATAAGACGAGAAAAGTAGATGTTCGCGTTATTACTGCAATGAATCAGCCTCCAGAAGTATGTTTAAGAGAAAATAAAATTCGCACTGATTTATACTATCGATTAAATGTGTTTTCATTATATATCCCGCCACTTCGCGAAAGAACTGAGGATGTACTGTTATTAGCGTCTTACTTTTTGAAAGAATATAATAAAAGTTATAAAAAAGGTGTACTTCAAATTGATAAGGAAGCGAAAGAAAGATTACAAGCTTATCAATGGCCTGGAAATGTTCGTGAGTTAAAACATACGATTGAACATGCTGTCATTATTACGGAAGGGAATTCGTTAACAGCAAATTGCTTACCACGAACATTTCGGAAAGAGAAACTTCCGAAGAAGAAAAGTATATTACCGCTTAGGGAAGCTCTGCATCAAACGGAAAAGGAATTAATCGATCAAGCGTTAATTGAAACGGAAGGGAATATTTTGCAAGCAGCAAAAATGTTAGGTATTCCGCGTCAAACGCTTCAATATAAACTGAGCAAGTACGACAAAACCGCCGAATAA